Proteins encoded by one window of Kribbella italica:
- a CDS encoding TetR/AcrR family transcriptional regulator, whose amino-acid sequence MTVRLSKQARREQLLEAAVTVVRTRGADGLTLVTLAEAAGVSRPIVYDHFGTRAGLLIELYRRLDERHKTAIERAVREAAPEVDDIARVVSAAYFACVREMPELAAVSAAVKGTPEMEAVQRELLDGYVELMAAALAPYSTLAPGALRLRCVGVLGAAEALAREDGGEAALTALIVGGIQ is encoded by the coding sequence ATGACAGTGCGGTTGAGCAAACAGGCCAGACGCGAGCAGCTGCTCGAGGCCGCGGTTACCGTGGTCCGGACGCGCGGCGCCGACGGGCTGACGCTGGTCACGCTGGCGGAGGCCGCCGGGGTGAGCCGGCCGATCGTCTACGACCACTTCGGGACCCGGGCGGGGTTGCTGATCGAGCTGTACCGGCGGCTGGACGAGCGGCACAAGACCGCGATCGAGCGCGCCGTACGGGAGGCGGCGCCGGAGGTCGACGACATCGCGCGGGTGGTCAGCGCGGCGTACTTCGCGTGCGTCCGTGAGATGCCGGAGCTGGCCGCGGTCTCGGCCGCGGTGAAGGGGACTCCGGAGATGGAGGCCGTCCAGCGGGAGCTGCTCGACGGGTACGTCGAGCTGATGGCGGCCGCGCTCGCGCCGTACTCGACGTTGGCGCCCGGCGCGTTGCGGCTGCGCTGCGTCGGCGTACTGGGAGCGGCCGAGGCGCTGGCTCGTGAGGACGGCGGTGAAGCTGCCCTGACCGCGCTGATCGTCGGTGGGATCCAGTGA
- a CDS encoding nuclear transport factor 2 family protein encodes MYHRFVAAQVRKAFAEITAGNWEAMVRGMAPEFTYRFYGDHALSGERHTHDALRAWWRRAFRLMPETRFTVNDVLVAGWPWNTRVATAVTVDVGLVDGTTYQNVVHQFLRMRWGKITEVRTLEDTAVLERALDRLAVAGYEEAHAAPITDGVPAGR; translated from the coding sequence ATGTACCACCGGTTCGTGGCGGCGCAGGTCCGCAAGGCGTTCGCGGAGATCACCGCCGGCAACTGGGAGGCGATGGTGCGGGGGATGGCGCCGGAGTTCACCTACCGGTTCTACGGCGATCACGCGTTGTCGGGGGAGCGGCACACGCACGACGCCTTGCGCGCGTGGTGGCGGCGGGCGTTCCGGTTGATGCCCGAGACCCGGTTCACGGTGAACGACGTGCTGGTCGCGGGGTGGCCGTGGAACACGCGGGTCGCGACGGCGGTCACCGTCGACGTCGGGCTGGTCGACGGTACGACGTACCAGAACGTGGTGCATCAGTTCCTGCGGATGAGGTGGGGCAAGATCACCGAGGTCCGGACGCTGGAGGACACGGCGGTGCTGGAGCGGGCCCTCGACCGGCTGGCGGTGGCCGGGTACGAGGAGGCGCACGCGGCGCCGATCACCGACGGGGTTCCGGCCGGGCGCTGA
- a CDS encoding glycerol-3-phosphate dehydrogenase/oxidase → MAVVALSPQARSEAIDAMADGRELDVLVIGGGVVGTGSALDAATRGLTTGLLEARDYASGTSSRSSKLMHGGLRYLEMLDFRLVHEALQERGLLLQRLAPHLVKPVPFLYPLQHRWWERFYAGAGVALYDAMAVSSGNGAGLPMHRHLTRRGAMRLVPSLKKSALVGALQYYDAQVDDARHTMELARTAASYGAHVANRVKVTGFLRQGERVTGVQAKDLESGREFEVRAKQVVNATGVWTDDTQAMVGERGQYHVRASKGIHLVVPKDRIQSSSGMILRTEKSVLFIIPWGRHWLIGTTDTDWNLDKAHPAATSKDIEYLLDHVNAVLNTPLTREDVEGVYAGLRPLLAGESESTSKLSREHVVAHAAPGLVVVAGGKYTTYRVMAKDAIDAVANALDGRVPKCTTKTIPLVGADGYPALWNQRHLIARESGLHVARIEHLLNRYGALISEVLALVKEDPSLGDQLPGTQDYLKAEVVYAARSEGARHLDDVLARRTRISIEAWDRGAGAADAAARLIAPELGWDEATIEREVSFYLQRVQSERDSQDQPDDESADKVRLGAPDIVSPA, encoded by the coding sequence GTGGCGGTAGTGGCTCTGTCCCCGCAAGCGAGGTCGGAGGCCATCGACGCGATGGCGGACGGCCGCGAACTGGACGTCCTGGTGATCGGCGGCGGGGTGGTCGGCACCGGGTCGGCCCTGGACGCCGCGACCCGGGGCCTGACCACCGGGCTGCTGGAGGCCCGCGACTACGCGAGCGGGACCTCCAGCCGGTCCAGCAAGCTGATGCACGGTGGCTTGCGGTACCTGGAGATGCTCGACTTCCGGCTGGTGCACGAGGCGTTGCAGGAGCGCGGCCTGCTCCTGCAACGCCTGGCACCGCACCTGGTCAAGCCGGTGCCCTTCCTCTACCCGCTCCAGCACCGCTGGTGGGAGCGGTTCTACGCCGGCGCCGGCGTCGCCCTGTACGACGCGATGGCGGTCAGTTCGGGTAACGGCGCCGGCCTCCCGATGCACCGGCACCTGACCCGGCGCGGCGCGATGCGACTGGTGCCGAGCCTGAAGAAGTCGGCGCTGGTCGGCGCCCTGCAGTACTACGACGCGCAGGTCGACGACGCCCGGCACACGATGGAGCTGGCCCGCACGGCGGCGTCGTACGGCGCGCACGTCGCGAACCGGGTCAAGGTGACCGGCTTCCTGCGCCAGGGCGAGCGGGTGACCGGCGTCCAGGCCAAGGACCTAGAGAGCGGCCGCGAGTTCGAGGTCCGCGCCAAGCAGGTCGTCAACGCGACCGGCGTGTGGACCGACGACACCCAGGCGATGGTCGGCGAGCGCGGGCAGTACCACGTGCGCGCGTCGAAGGGCATCCACCTGGTCGTGCCGAAGGACCGGATCCAGTCCAGCAGCGGGATGATCCTGCGGACCGAGAAGTCCGTCCTGTTCATCATCCCGTGGGGCCGGCACTGGCTGATCGGTACCACCGACACCGACTGGAACCTGGACAAGGCCCACCCGGCCGCGACCAGCAAGGACATCGAGTACCTGCTCGACCACGTGAACGCGGTGCTGAACACGCCGCTGACCCGCGAGGACGTCGAGGGCGTGTACGCCGGGCTGCGGCCGCTGCTGGCCGGCGAGTCGGAGAGCACGTCCAAGCTGTCCCGCGAGCACGTCGTCGCGCACGCGGCGCCGGGACTCGTGGTGGTTGCCGGCGGCAAGTACACGACGTACCGGGTGATGGCCAAGGACGCGATCGACGCGGTCGCCAACGCGCTCGACGGCCGGGTCCCGAAGTGCACCACCAAGACGATCCCGCTGGTCGGCGCGGACGGTTATCCGGCGCTGTGGAACCAGCGGCACCTGATCGCGCGGGAGTCCGGGCTGCACGTGGCCCGGATCGAGCACCTGCTCAACCGGTACGGCGCGCTGATCAGCGAGGTGCTCGCGCTGGTCAAGGAGGACCCGTCACTGGGCGACCAGCTGCCGGGGACGCAGGACTACCTGAAGGCCGAGGTCGTGTACGCGGCCCGCTCCGAGGGCGCCCGGCACCTGGACGACGTACTGGCCCGGCGGACCCGGATCTCGATCGAGGCCTGGGACCGCGGCGCGGGCGCGGCCGACGCCGCGGCGCGGCTGATCGCGCCGGAGCTCGGCTGGGACGAGGCCACGATCGAGCGCGAGGTGTCCTTCTACCTGCAGCGGGTCCAGTCCGAGCGCGACTCGCAGGACCAGCCGGACGACGAGTCGGCCGACAAGGTGCGCCTGGGCGCGCCGGACATTGTCTCGCCGGCCTGA
- a CDS encoding GNAT family N-acetyltransferase — protein sequence MDRIAELIESAEAEAVWGYESSASPAVAESLGLAGRRIGGGVVLAVPDDVTNYWSKALGFGFGAPVTVDLVEEIIEFYRTHGVRFATLQFAPSVLPRDWDAIVAKTGLTAGGTWLKLARLAGLVESADTDLRIGEVPVEQADEWATTLMRGFGMPTDKLVPMISAVVDRPGFTPYGAWDGDTMVGAASLAIHDQVATFAGAAVLPSYRGRGAQSALLAARARQASAEGAKWLSAETGKPDDGEQNSSLNNMLRTGFEIRYARQNWIWRAED from the coding sequence ATGGATCGGATCGCCGAGCTGATCGAGTCAGCTGAGGCGGAAGCGGTGTGGGGCTACGAGAGTTCGGCCTCACCTGCGGTGGCAGAGTCGCTAGGGCTCGCGGGCCGCCGGATCGGTGGTGGTGTCGTGCTGGCGGTGCCCGACGACGTGACGAACTACTGGAGCAAGGCGCTCGGCTTCGGCTTCGGGGCGCCGGTGACGGTCGACCTGGTCGAGGAGATCATCGAGTTCTACCGCACCCACGGCGTCCGGTTCGCGACGCTGCAGTTCGCGCCGTCGGTGCTGCCGCGCGACTGGGACGCGATCGTCGCGAAGACCGGTCTGACCGCCGGCGGGACCTGGCTGAAGCTGGCGCGGCTGGCTGGGCTGGTGGAGTCTGCCGACACCGACCTGAGGATCGGCGAGGTGCCGGTGGAGCAGGCCGACGAGTGGGCGACGACGTTGATGCGCGGTTTCGGGATGCCGACCGACAAGCTCGTCCCGATGATCTCGGCCGTGGTCGACCGTCCCGGCTTCACGCCGTACGGCGCCTGGGACGGCGACACGATGGTCGGCGCGGCCTCGCTGGCGATCCACGACCAGGTGGCGACGTTCGCGGGCGCGGCCGTGCTGCCGTCGTACCGGGGACGGGGTGCGCAGTCGGCGCTGCTCGCGGCCCGTGCGCGGCAGGCGTCGGCCGAAGGCGCGAAATGGTTGAGTGCGGAGACCGGCAAACCGGACGACGGCGAGCAGAACTCCTCGCTGAACAACATGCTCCGGACCGGCTTCGAGATCCGCTACGCCCGCCAGAACTGGATCTGGCGCGCCGAGGACTAG
- a CDS encoding saccharopine dehydrogenase, with the protein MHPVLILGGTGQAGSDTARQLRRQHPNLPITIAGRDLGRAQKVADELGGATAVTIDLRSRGLGLPAGHTYSAVVAALWDSHHNGLHYAQDHGVPYLSISSALVDTSPEIVAAAQRPTAAPILVASHWCAGIAVLATLAVAQDFARVDSVRVQALLDELDIGGPAGAADLERWSTATTAGLVRRDGTFQWITDVDAELVSADGSVYAAQSLPILDVTSLALATGAADVRFDMGVGESAGRRTGGQASVEVRIDLEGTDRAGNAHTTTRYLTHSAGQRPLTALGITLGVESLLGLTSTPAAPGLHTPESLIDPSYAVERLLELGATF; encoded by the coding sequence ATGCACCCCGTCCTCATCCTCGGCGGCACCGGCCAGGCCGGATCCGACACCGCGCGGCAGCTGCGCCGGCAGCACCCGAACCTGCCGATCACCATCGCCGGCCGCGACCTCGGCCGCGCCCAGAAGGTCGCCGACGAGCTCGGCGGCGCGACCGCCGTGACGATCGATCTGCGCAGCCGTGGCCTCGGCCTGCCCGCCGGCCACACCTACTCGGCCGTCGTCGCCGCCTTGTGGGACTCCCACCACAACGGCCTGCACTACGCGCAGGACCATGGCGTGCCGTACCTCAGCATCTCCAGCGCCCTCGTCGACACGTCGCCGGAGATCGTCGCCGCCGCGCAGCGGCCGACCGCCGCTCCGATCCTGGTCGCCAGCCACTGGTGCGCGGGCATCGCCGTCCTGGCGACGCTCGCGGTGGCGCAGGACTTCGCCCGCGTCGACAGCGTCCGCGTCCAAGCGCTGCTGGACGAGCTGGACATCGGCGGCCCGGCCGGCGCCGCCGACCTCGAACGCTGGTCGACCGCGACCACCGCCGGACTCGTCCGCCGCGACGGCACCTTCCAGTGGATCACCGACGTCGACGCGGAGCTGGTCAGCGCCGACGGCTCGGTGTACGCCGCCCAGAGCCTCCCGATTCTCGACGTCACCAGCCTGGCCCTCGCGACCGGCGCGGCCGACGTCCGTTTCGACATGGGCGTCGGCGAGTCCGCGGGCCGCCGTACGGGTGGTCAGGCGTCGGTCGAGGTCCGCATCGACCTCGAAGGCACCGACCGCGCCGGCAACGCCCACACGACAACCCGCTACCTCACACACTCCGCCGGTCAGCGGCCGCTGACAGCCCTCGGGATCACCCTGGGCGTGGAGAGTCTGCTCGGGCTCACGAGCACCCCCGCCGCACCGGGCCTGCACACGCCCGAGTCACTCATCGACCCGTCGTACGCCGTCGAGCGCCTGCTCGAGCTCGGCGCCACCTTCTGA